In Janibacter sp. CX7, a single genomic region encodes these proteins:
- a CDS encoding NYN domain-containing protein: protein MADRTTYLLVDGENIDATLGVSVLGRRPEPQERPRWNTLLDYTEAVWDQPVKGLFFLAVAGELPASFVQALLAMGYRPVPLRGEGKVVDIAIQRTAEALLERDADVMLVSHDNDFTPQMEALAQDEGRRLGVVGFGEFMANGLRQVDGVEFFDLEYDVSAFKSRLPRVRVIEIDEFDPLEFI from the coding sequence ATGGCCGATCGCACCACCTACCTCCTCGTCGACGGGGAAAACATCGACGCCACGCTCGGGGTCTCCGTCCTCGGGCGCCGGCCCGAGCCGCAGGAGCGTCCGCGGTGGAACACGCTGCTCGACTACACCGAGGCGGTGTGGGACCAGCCGGTCAAGGGGCTCTTCTTCCTCGCGGTCGCCGGTGAGCTGCCGGCCTCCTTCGTGCAGGCGCTGCTCGCCATGGGCTACCGGCCGGTGCCGCTGCGCGGCGAGGGCAAGGTCGTCGACATCGCGATCCAGCGCACAGCCGAGGCCCTCCTCGAGCGTGACGCCGACGTCATGCTCGTCAGCCACGACAACGACTTCACCCCGCAGATGGAGGCGCTGGCCCAGGACGAAGGGCGGCGGCTCGGCGTCGTCGGCTTCGGCGAGTTCATGGCCAACGGCCTGCGGCAGGTCGACGGCGTGGAGTTCTTCGACCTCGAGTACGACGTGTCGGCCTTCAAGAGCCGGCTGCCGCGGGTGCGGGTCATCGAGATCGACGAGTTCGACCCGCTCGAGTTCATCTGA
- a CDS encoding monooxygenase family protein: protein MEHRTHALEDDVVVFNISMTIAKPHRVDLWWPVFVAMPRMISELKHSRRGAERGEGEDLGFLGATTLMGRRGPWVVQYWCSTENLYDYAANPDARHLPAWKAYNAVGRKHPGAVGIWHETPAVPAAGIKTLYGNGADVGLGAATGTVEVTRRGHRARERMGSKVA, encoded by the coding sequence ATGGAGCACCGCACGCACGCCCTCGAGGACGACGTCGTCGTCTTCAACATCAGCATGACCATCGCCAAGCCGCACCGCGTCGACCTGTGGTGGCCGGTCTTCGTCGCGATGCCGCGGATGATCTCCGAGCTCAAGCATTCTCGACGAGGCGCCGAGCGGGGCGAGGGCGAGGACCTCGGCTTCCTCGGCGCGACGACCCTCATGGGCCGCAGGGGACCCTGGGTCGTGCAGTACTGGTGCAGCACCGAGAACCTCTACGACTACGCCGCCAACCCCGACGCGCGGCACCTGCCGGCCTGGAAGGCCTACAACGCCGTCGGCCGCAAGCACCCCGGCGCCGTCGGCATCTGGCACGAGACCCCTGCCGTGCCCGCCGCCGGCATCAAGACGCTCTACGGCAACGGCGCTGACGTCGGACTGGGCGCCGCCACCGGCACCGTCGAGGTCACCCGGCGCGGCCACCGAGCCCGCGAGCGGATGGGCTCGAAGGTGGCCTGA
- a CDS encoding acetyl-CoA C-acetyltransferase: protein MPEQPQAIIYDAVRTPRGKGKSSGSLHEVKPIDLTVGLLQAIRERNPGLDAAQVDDLVMGIVSPVGDQGAVLPRIAALKAGYPEPVAGVQLNRFCGSGLEAVNQVAARVRSGFEDLLIAGGVESMSRVPMGSDGGAWAMDPRTALETDFVPQGISADLIATIEGYDRAEVDRFAAQSHARAAAAWEGGYFDKSVIPVKDASGITILDRDETIRPGTTAESLGGLRPSFAAMGEQGGFDFVATEKYPHVDAINHVHHAGNSSGIVDGAALLLVGNERVGQEMGLTPRARIVSTAVIGSEPTIMLTGPAPSCRKALDRVGMKASDIDLVEINEAFAAVALKLMRDMGWSEEQTNVNGGAIAMGHPLGATGAMILGTLVDELERRDLERGIATLCIGGGMGVATIVERV from the coding sequence ATGCCCGAGCAGCCCCAGGCGATCATCTACGACGCCGTCCGCACGCCCCGAGGGAAGGGCAAGTCCTCCGGCTCCCTCCACGAGGTCAAGCCGATCGACCTGACCGTCGGTCTCCTGCAGGCGATCCGGGAGCGCAACCCCGGCCTCGACGCCGCGCAGGTCGACGACCTCGTCATGGGCATCGTCTCGCCGGTCGGCGACCAGGGCGCGGTCCTGCCGCGCATCGCCGCGCTCAAGGCCGGCTACCCCGAGCCGGTGGCGGGCGTGCAGCTCAACCGCTTCTGCGGCTCCGGCCTCGAGGCGGTCAACCAGGTCGCGGCGCGGGTGCGCTCCGGCTTCGAGGACCTGCTCATCGCCGGTGGCGTCGAGTCGATGTCGCGCGTGCCGATGGGCAGCGACGGTGGCGCGTGGGCGATGGACCCGCGCACCGCGCTCGAGACCGACTTCGTCCCGCAGGGCATCAGCGCCGACCTCATCGCGACGATCGAGGGCTACGACCGCGCCGAGGTCGACCGCTTCGCCGCGCAGTCCCACGCCCGTGCGGCGGCTGCCTGGGAGGGCGGCTACTTCGACAAGAGCGTCATCCCGGTCAAGGACGCCAGCGGCATCACGATCCTCGACCGCGACGAGACGATCCGCCCCGGGACGACCGCCGAGTCGCTCGGCGGGCTGCGCCCCTCCTTCGCCGCGATGGGCGAGCAGGGCGGCTTCGACTTCGTCGCCACCGAGAAGTACCCGCACGTCGACGCGATCAACCACGTCCACCACGCCGGCAACAGCTCGGGCATCGTCGACGGCGCCGCGCTGCTGCTCGTCGGCAACGAGCGCGTCGGCCAGGAGATGGGCCTGACCCCCCGCGCCCGCATCGTCTCCACCGCGGTCATCGGCTCCGAGCCGACGATCATGCTCACCGGTCCCGCCCCGTCGTGCCGCAAGGCCCTCGACCGGGTCGGCATGAAGGCCAGCGACATCGACCTCGTCGAGATCAACGAGGCCTTCGCCGCCGTCGCCCTCAAGCTCATGCGCGACATGGGCTGGAGCGAGGAGCAGACCAACGTCAACGGCGGCGCGATCGCCATGGGCCACCCGCTCGGCGCCACCGGCGCGATGATCCTCGGCACCCTCGTCGACGAGCTGGAGCGCCGCGACCTCGAGCGCGGCATCGCCACCCTCTGCATCGGCGGCGGCATGGGTG
- the urtB gene encoding urea ABC transporter permease subunit UrtB: protein MDAIVAQVFTGLSTGAVLLLIAIGLTLTFGQMGVINMAHGEFIMAGAYTAFVTTSILGGSGLSLVVALPLGFVVGGLLGVLLEATIIRWMYHRPLDTLLVTFGIGLILQQLARDIFGAPAKEVPSPGWLDGSVDILGYGFPITRLFIIVLSVVCVAGVWLVLRRTALGRRIRATVANRDLAESVGISTRRIDQTTFFIGSGLAGVAGVALTLLGSTGPTIGSTYIVEAFLVVVVGGIGQIKGTILAALGVGLGQSVLESLTSGSMAKVLVLVAIVAFLQIRPQGIFTVKTRSLA, encoded by the coding sequence ATGGACGCCATCGTCGCCCAGGTCTTCACGGGGCTCTCCACGGGCGCCGTGCTGCTGCTCATCGCCATCGGCCTGACGCTCACCTTCGGCCAGATGGGCGTCATCAACATGGCGCACGGCGAGTTCATCATGGCCGGCGCCTACACGGCCTTCGTCACGACGAGCATCCTCGGCGGCTCCGGCCTGAGCCTGGTCGTCGCGCTCCCGCTCGGCTTCGTCGTCGGTGGGCTCCTCGGGGTGCTGCTCGAGGCCACGATCATCCGCTGGATGTACCACCGGCCGCTTGACACGCTCCTCGTGACCTTCGGCATCGGGCTCATCCTCCAGCAGCTGGCGCGCGACATCTTCGGCGCGCCGGCCAAGGAGGTGCCCTCGCCGGGGTGGCTCGACGGCAGCGTCGACATCCTCGGCTACGGGTTCCCGATCACCCGGCTCTTCATCATCGTCCTGTCGGTCGTCTGCGTCGCCGGGGTGTGGCTCGTGCTGCGCCGCACCGCCCTCGGCCGGCGCATCCGGGCGACCGTCGCCAACCGCGACCTCGCCGAGAGCGTCGGCATCTCGACCCGCCGCATCGACCAGACGACCTTCTTCATCGGCTCCGGGCTCGCCGGGGTCGCCGGGGTCGCCCTGACGCTGCTCGGGTCGACCGGGCCGACGATCGGGTCGACGTACATCGTCGAGGCCTTCCTCGTCGTCGTCGTCGGTGGCATCGGCCAGATCAAGGGCACGATCCTCGCCGCCCTCGGCGTCGGGCTCGGGCAGTCCGTCCTCGAGTCGCTCACGAGCGGGTCGATGGCCAAGGTCCTCGTCCTCGTCGCGATCGTCGCCTTCCTCCAGATCCGCCCCCAGGGCATCTTCACCGTGAAGACGAGGAGCCTCGCATGA
- a CDS encoding M23 family metallopeptidase, whose protein sequence is MTIELALPFAGRWIVRNSPADRVPSHGTTRFASAHAIDFVPVGGDQRTAPITWASLLRPQAPERFPGFGRAIVAPVAGEIVAAHDGEPDHAAYRGLPSLGYALTQGRRAAAGWPALAGNHVMIRCDGGVVVMCHLQRDSVAVAVGEQVRTGQLVARCGNSGNSTEPHVHVQAIDRLPVEVAQAVPMSFGGRLPRNGEVVGA, encoded by the coding sequence ATGACGATCGAGCTCGCCCTCCCCTTCGCCGGGAGGTGGATCGTGCGCAACAGCCCGGCCGACCGGGTGCCGAGCCACGGCACGACCCGCTTCGCGTCGGCCCACGCCATCGACTTCGTCCCCGTGGGCGGGGACCAACGGACCGCGCCGATCACGTGGGCGAGCCTGCTGCGGCCGCAGGCGCCGGAGCGCTTCCCGGGCTTCGGTCGGGCCATCGTCGCGCCCGTGGCCGGCGAGATCGTCGCGGCGCACGACGGCGAGCCCGACCACGCGGCGTACCGCGGGCTGCCGTCGCTCGGTTATGCCCTGACCCAGGGCCGGCGGGCGGCCGCCGGCTGGCCCGCCCTCGCCGGCAACCACGTGATGATCCGCTGCGACGGCGGCGTGGTCGTCATGTGCCACCTCCAGCGCGACAGCGTGGCGGTGGCGGTCGGCGAGCAGGTGCGCACCGGTCAGCTCGTGGCCCGCTGCGGCAACTCCGGCAACAGCACCGAGCCGCACGTGCACGTGCAGGCGATCGACCGGCTGCCCGTCGAGGTGGCGCAGGCGGTGCCGATGAGCTTCGGCGGTCGGCTGCCGCGCAACGGCGAGGTCGTCGGCGCCTGA
- the urtA gene encoding urea ABC transporter substrate-binding protein encodes MARSITRRTVAASSTALLLLATAACGAKTGEGTAAAADSCVDTSGDEIKVGFLNSLSGTMAISETTVNKSLKMAADEINADGGVLGKQLSVVSEDGASEPTVFAEKATKLIQQDCVAAVFGGWTSSSRKAMLPVFEGNDALLFYPVQYEGLESSDNIFYTGATTNQQIVPALDWLKDEKKIKSIYLVGSDYVFPRTANKIIKAYAAANGIEVKGEQYQPLGSTSFGSVVDKVKAADADAVFNTLNGDSNVAFFKEYKGKGLTAQEMPVLSVSIAEEEVPGVGVANLKGQYTAWNYYQTLRSKENSTFVADFKKANGAKAVTSDPMEAAYTSLHLWKAMVEKAGSFDVPKVQAAADGVTYDAPEGTVTVNGDNHHIAKTAHIGQVRDDGLIESVWSSKEPIEPDPYLEDYSWWKAND; translated from the coding sequence GTGGCACGCTCCATCACGCGACGCACCGTCGCCGCCAGCTCCACCGCCCTCCTGCTCCTCGCCACCGCCGCCTGCGGCGCCAAGACCGGCGAGGGCACCGCCGCCGCGGCCGACTCCTGCGTCGACACCAGCGGCGACGAGATCAAGGTGGGCTTCCTCAACTCGCTCTCCGGGACCATGGCGATCAGCGAGACGACCGTCAACAAGTCGCTCAAGATGGCCGCCGACGAGATCAACGCCGACGGCGGTGTCCTCGGCAAGCAGCTATCCGTCGTGTCCGAGGACGGCGCCTCCGAGCCGACCGTCTTCGCGGAGAAGGCGACCAAGCTCATCCAGCAGGACTGTGTCGCAGCGGTCTTCGGCGGCTGGACCTCCAGCTCGCGCAAGGCGATGCTCCCCGTCTTCGAGGGCAACGACGCGCTGCTCTTCTACCCTGTGCAGTACGAGGGTCTCGAGAGCTCGGACAACATCTTCTACACCGGCGCCACGACCAACCAGCAGATCGTGCCCGCCCTCGACTGGCTCAAGGACGAGAAGAAGATCAAGAGCATCTACCTCGTCGGCTCCGACTACGTCTTCCCCCGCACGGCCAACAAGATCATCAAGGCCTACGCCGCGGCCAACGGCATCGAGGTCAAGGGCGAGCAGTACCAGCCGCTCGGCTCGACGAGCTTCGGCAGCGTCGTCGACAAGGTGAAGGCCGCTGACGCCGACGCCGTCTTCAACACGCTCAACGGTGACTCCAACGTCGCCTTCTTCAAGGAGTACAAGGGCAAGGGCCTCACCGCCCAGGAGATGCCGGTGCTGTCCGTCTCCATCGCCGAGGAGGAGGTGCCGGGCGTCGGCGTGGCCAACCTCAAGGGCCAGTACACGGCGTGGAACTACTACCAGACCCTCCGCTCGAAGGAGAACAGCACCTTCGTCGCCGACTTCAAGAAGGCCAACGGCGCCAAGGCAGTGACCTCCGACCCTATGGAGGCCGCGTACACCTCGCTCCACCTGTGGAAGGCGATGGTGGAGAAGGCCGGCAGCTTCGACGTCCCCAAGGTCCAGGCCGCCGCCGACGGCGTCACCTATGACGCGCCGGAGGGCACGGTCACCGTCAACGGCGACAACCACCACATCGCCAAGACCGCGCACATCGGGCAGGTCCGCGACGACGGGCTCATCGAGTCGGTGTGGTCGTCCAAGGAGCCGATCGAGCCGGACCCGTACCTCGAGGACTACTCGTGGTGGAAGGCCAACGACTGA
- a CDS encoding dihydrofolate reductase family protein yields MGIVYSDIAVSADGFAAGPRQSEASPMGEIEEGALHAWMFEGYEDNRAEVDAIVDSGATIMGRNMFGPVRGEWDRDWRGWWGDEPPYHGPVFVLTHFAHEPIEMQGGTTFHFVTDGIESALERARAAAGERNISVAGGASTVNQFLAAGLLDELRLHVTSSILGAGERIFDGVPPQTLERVSVRATPLVTHMTYRPVRG; encoded by the coding sequence GTGGGCATCGTGTACTCCGACATCGCCGTCTCCGCCGACGGCTTCGCCGCGGGGCCGCGGCAGAGCGAGGCCTCGCCCATGGGCGAGATCGAGGAGGGCGCGCTCCACGCCTGGATGTTCGAGGGTTACGAGGACAACCGGGCGGAGGTCGACGCGATCGTCGATTCGGGCGCGACGATCATGGGCCGCAACATGTTCGGCCCGGTCCGCGGCGAGTGGGACCGTGACTGGCGGGGGTGGTGGGGCGACGAGCCGCCCTACCACGGGCCGGTCTTCGTGCTGACGCACTTCGCCCACGAGCCGATCGAGATGCAGGGCGGCACGACCTTCCACTTCGTCACCGACGGCATCGAGTCCGCGCTCGAGCGCGCCCGGGCGGCCGCTGGCGAGCGCAACATCTCCGTCGCCGGAGGGGCGAGCACGGTCAACCAGTTCCTCGCCGCCGGGCTGCTCGACGAGCTGCGGCTGCACGTCACGTCGAGCATCCTCGGGGCCGGCGAACGGATCTTCGACGGGGTGCCGCCGCAGACCCTCGAGCGCGTCTCGGTCCGGGCCACGCCACTCGTCACCCACATGACCTACCGGCCCGTGCGGGGCTGA
- a CDS encoding TetR/AcrR family transcriptional regulator codes for MGSREGAAGDTSTRIRAAALALFAERGVAATSLREVARSAGVAPGLVGHYFGSKDGLQEAVEDAVVALFRDALGSVPLDGPVDEVVAGRDAAIHAMFLANPHAVDYLRRVVVTPGAGDGRLVRKLLDEQVVQTQTLRDHGIGASRTPVTEQAVRVLVRQLGTWLLQPALGRLWDLSGAEGPPPEVRITLR; via the coding sequence GTGGGTTCACGTGAAGGCGCCGCCGGCGACACCAGCACCCGCATCCGGGCCGCGGCACTGGCGCTCTTCGCCGAGCGGGGCGTCGCCGCGACGAGCCTGCGCGAGGTCGCCCGCTCCGCCGGGGTCGCCCCCGGCCTCGTCGGGCACTACTTCGGCAGCAAGGACGGGCTGCAGGAGGCGGTGGAGGACGCGGTCGTCGCGCTCTTCCGTGACGCCCTCGGGTCGGTGCCGCTCGACGGCCCGGTCGACGAGGTCGTCGCCGGGCGCGACGCGGCGATCCACGCGATGTTCCTGGCCAACCCGCACGCCGTCGACTACCTGCGCCGGGTCGTCGTCACCCCGGGCGCCGGCGACGGGCGCCTCGTGCGCAAGCTGCTCGACGAGCAGGTGGTGCAGACGCAGACCCTGCGCGACCACGGGATCGGCGCGAGCCGCACCCCCGTCACCGAGCAGGCGGTCCGCGTGCTCGTTCGCCAGCTCGGCACCTGGCTGCTCCAGCCGGCCCTCGGCCGGCTCTGGGACCTCTCCGGCGCCGAGGGCCCGCCCCCCGAGGTCCGCATCACCCTCCGCTGA
- the urtC gene encoding urea ABC transporter permease subunit UrtC, translating into MTSPTARLRDAGRSGLGPWIGIAALALVLLLVAPAVLSTFRLGLLAKYLCYAIAAVGIGLAWGRGGMLVLGQGLYFGLGGYAMAMHLKLADAGPGGVPDFMQLYSDGQVPGWWEPFRSGGFTLVAIVLVPALLAALLGLAIFTRRIRGAYFAILSQALTAAFAILLVGQVTTTGGLNGLNNFQGFFGYSLHDPANKQMIYLVTAGVLVLALALVAHLNRSRFGELLVAARDGEERVRFLGQNPAMTKLVAYVIAAVLASVAGALFVPTVGIISPDDVGVVASIGLLSGVALGGRASLFGPALGAIAVGYAETTLSESFAGSWTYFQGALFVVVLLLLPGGLADLVTRGRDALRRRGATAPGPRVATATAGPHRPSDDTTEVPAR; encoded by the coding sequence ATGACCTCCCCCACCGCACGCCTGCGCGACGCCGGCCGGTCCGGGCTGGGCCCGTGGATCGGGATCGCCGCCCTCGCGCTCGTCCTGCTCCTCGTCGCGCCGGCCGTGCTCAGCACCTTCCGCCTCGGCCTGCTCGCGAAGTACCTCTGCTACGCCATCGCCGCGGTCGGCATCGGTCTCGCGTGGGGCCGGGGCGGGATGCTCGTCCTCGGCCAGGGGCTGTACTTCGGCCTCGGCGGCTACGCGATGGCGATGCACCTCAAGCTCGCCGACGCCGGCCCCGGCGGGGTCCCGGACTTCATGCAGCTGTACTCCGACGGGCAGGTGCCCGGCTGGTGGGAGCCCTTCCGCTCCGGCGGGTTCACCCTCGTCGCGATCGTGCTCGTGCCGGCGCTGCTCGCGGCCCTGCTCGGCCTGGCGATCTTCACCCGCCGGATCCGTGGGGCGTACTTCGCGATCCTGTCGCAGGCGCTCACGGCGGCCTTCGCCATCCTGCTCGTCGGGCAGGTCACGACGACGGGTGGGCTCAACGGGCTGAACAACTTCCAGGGCTTCTTCGGCTACTCCCTGCACGACCCGGCGAACAAGCAGATGATCTACCTCGTCACCGCCGGGGTGCTCGTCCTCGCCCTGGCGCTCGTCGCGCACCTCAACCGCAGCCGCTTCGGCGAGCTGCTCGTCGCGGCGCGGGACGGCGAGGAGCGGGTCCGCTTCCTCGGGCAGAACCCCGCGATGACCAAGCTCGTCGCCTACGTCATCGCGGCGGTCCTCGCGAGCGTCGCCGGGGCGCTCTTCGTTCCGACCGTCGGCATCATCTCGCCGGACGACGTCGGCGTCGTGGCCTCCATCGGCCTGCTGTCCGGGGTCGCCCTCGGTGGCCGCGCCTCGCTCTTCGGCCCCGCTCTCGGCGCCATCGCCGTCGGCTACGCCGAGACGACGCTGTCGGAGAGCTTCGCCGGGTCGTGGACCTACTTCCAGGGCGCGCTCTTCGTCGTCGTCCTGCTCCTGCTGCCCGGTGGTCTCGCCGACCTCGTCACCCGGGGTCGCGATGCCCTCCGACGAAGGGGGGCCACCGCCCCCGGTCCTCGGGTCGCCACGGCCACCGCCGGACCACACCGACCCAGCGACGACACGACCGAGGTGCCCGCCCGATGA
- the urtD gene encoding urea ABC transporter ATP-binding protein UrtD: MTTTPTRTDDYLEVRGLRVAFGDFVAVDGVDLTLLQGQVHFLVGPNGAGKTTIIDALTGLAPGQGVATHGGVNLLGKPSHRIAALGVGRTFQTATVFEELSVLQNLDIAGVRHRSRWSQLRARREVPAEVSAAAETIGLTHLLDHPAGVLSHGQKQWLEIGMLLVQDASVMLLDEPVAGMSAEEREETGELLRRIGHERTIVVVEHDMDFVRRFADGVTVLHAGRVLASGSMDTIRANPEVQRVYLGQTTEGAA, encoded by the coding sequence ATGACCACCACCCCCACCCGCACCGACGACTACCTCGAGGTCCGCGGCCTGCGCGTCGCCTTCGGCGACTTCGTCGCCGTCGACGGGGTCGACCTGACGCTGCTGCAGGGCCAGGTCCACTTCCTCGTCGGGCCCAACGGCGCCGGGAAGACGACGATCATCGACGCCCTCACCGGCCTCGCCCCGGGCCAGGGCGTCGCCACCCACGGCGGGGTCAACCTCCTCGGCAAGCCGTCGCACCGCATCGCCGCGCTCGGCGTCGGCCGCACCTTCCAGACCGCCACCGTCTTCGAGGAGCTGAGCGTGCTGCAGAACCTCGACATCGCCGGCGTGCGCCACCGCTCGCGGTGGAGCCAGCTGCGGGCGCGGCGGGAGGTGCCTGCCGAGGTCTCCGCGGCCGCGGAGACCATCGGGCTCACCCACCTTCTCGACCACCCCGCCGGCGTGCTGAGCCACGGGCAGAAGCAGTGGCTCGAGATCGGCATGCTCCTCGTTCAGGACGCCTCGGTGATGCTCCTCGACGAGCCGGTCGCCGGCATGAGCGCCGAGGAGCGCGAGGAGACCGGCGAGCTCCTGCGACGCATCGGGCACGAGCGCACGATCGTCGTCGTCGAGCACGACATGGACTTCGTGCGCCGCTTCGCCGACGGCGTCACCGTGCTGCACGCCGGCCGCGTCCTCGCCAGCGGCTCGATGGACACGATCAGGGCCAACCCCGAGGTGCAGCGCGTCTACCTCGGCCAGACCACGGAAGGAGCAGCCTGA